TACCGGTTTAGTAAGGAGAAGTTTTGAACGTAAATTATGGTAGGCCACCACAGTTTAGGAAGgcaaaaataaactcaaaaaacCTATAGTCAGTCACGGTTTATGAAAGATTTTTTAAGTTCATAAATTCTTGTAGGCAGCCACGGTTTATGTGGAGAAGAATTCTAGAAATATATGAGCAAGATTGAAGCTTGTGAAGAGATCATTATCACACAATGGCAAGTGAGGAAGAGAGTTTTCTTGTGTTAGTGCATTGCTCTgggaaaattaaaagaaacaaaaaatatggTGTCAAGTTCATCGACAGAGAACCGTTGAGTGTATTCATCAATTCATCAAACACTTTGTCCGATGTAAAGAACAGCATCTTGCAGAAGTTTGGGGTATTTGGGAGCAAGTGGGTGAAAAAGctattctacaagattccaaTCACAGTTGTGTCGACCGGTGTTAAGTATGATACGTTTGTGCTAGGGGCTGATGAAGATATTAGGGTTCTGTTTCATTGTGTTAGGAGTTTTCCGGAGGTCAGAATACACGAGCTATATGCGAAGTTGGAGGTTGGTGTCGATAGTTCTGGGGTATCAGCTCCAATTCATAGCTCGACTGCCGCCGGCGGTACGTCTAGTTTGATGCCTGCGGCCGGGCCATCTGTTCTGCGGCTTGCATCCCCTTCCTTTGCGGCTGATTTAGATCGAACGGAGGCAGTTGGTTCTGTACCGTTGGAGAATCCTGGGGTCTGGCAACAGGCATTTGAGGCGGATACCGGTGGTGGCataattcatgaagaacaaGGCTTCGGGGAACCTGATCGAGTAGAGAATGCAATGCGGGACGATGACTCTGACCAGGAGCCTGTAGATATCATTGGGGACAGTGATGATGACACAGGTCCCAATTCACATGCACATCATGGGCCTTTAAGTTCTGGCACACAGCAGTACCCTTCACACTTCTCTACTCTAAACTTGGAGGTTCTGGGTCAACAGGCGGACGGAGGTGCTACAATTGGGGATTCTTCTACAGAATTTCAGATTGGGTAATCGTTCCAAAATAAAGATGAAGTTGTTCTGAGTGTGAAGGACTATAGCATCCGTCGAGGTTTTGAGTACCGAGTCTTGGAATCGGATCATCTGAAGTATCATGGAAAATGCAAGGAGTTTGACAAGGATTGTAGTTGGTTGATTCGGATATCGCTTCGTGCACAAAAGGGCACTTGGGAGGTTAGGAGGTACAACGGTCCGCACACTTGCTTGGCCACCTCCATTTCCAGTGATCACTGTCAGCTTGATTACCACGTTATCTGTGCGAAGATTTTTTCGTTGGTTAGGGCGGATGCTGCGGTAACGATAAAGGTCTTGCAACAAGCAACAGAAGCTGATTATGGGTTCATGCCTAGTTACAGAAAGGTTTGGATGGCAAAACAGAAAGCAGTAGCACAAATATATGGAGATTGGGAAGAGTTTCAACAAGTTCGATGGCAGTTTCAGCCTCTCTTCAACAAGTTCGACGGCAGTTTCAGCCTCTCTTAATTTATCTTTGAGAAAACCATTTTCAGCTTTAAGAATGGTGATTTGTTGTTCAAGATCTTGGTTATCAAGCAAGAAGCATTTAATTTTTTCAGAAAGGAAgtctatcataagatgaagatcttCAGTATTAGGGTTATGAAAGACTACCTGTTCAATGTGATCTGCCATGAGACATGTTTGGGACTTGGTTTCTGATTCTTCATCATCctctgagtcattttccaagTCCTCCCAGGAAGCCATCAGtcctttcttctttcccttcttcgactttttctccttctttaaCTTAGGGCAATCTGATTTGAAATGCCCAGCCTCCTTGCAGTTGTAGCATGTCACCTTGCTGaaatctttcttttgttttcttgagCTGCTTCCCTTGCTTCTTTCTTTGAGCTTCACcatttttctgaatttttttggtaaacaacacaaattcattttcagaggagttatcactggattcatcatccaaaGGGTTAGAAACATATGTAAGAGctattccttttctttttgaatctttttcaaataagtgttttcaaaagcaagtaaATTTCCTCTCAAGTCATCATATGTCATAGAATCAAGACCACTACTCTCAGATATTATCAAtgcttttgtttcccactcttttgtaaGACATCTTAAAACTCTCCTCACAAGCACAGATTCAGGATACTTAATCCCCATAGCATCCAAGCCAACAATGATAGTGTTGAATCTTTCAAACATTTCATCTAttgattctccttccttcattgtgAACATTTCATATTCTCTGTTCAGCATATATATCCTTGTCTTCTTTACTATggtggttccttcatgagtgacTTGAAGTTTGTCCCAGATTACCTTTGtcgttgtgcatcgtgatacccGTTGGTATTCCTCAAAGCTAATTGCACAGTTGAGCAAGTTGATAGCCTTGGCATTGAGCTCCACCTTCTTTCTGTCTTTTTTGGTCCAACTAGCTTCTGGTTTAAGAGAGATTACTCCTTTAGCACTTGTGACGGTTGGAAATTGAGGACCCTCCAGGGTGATCTTTCATAGTCTGTAATATACTGCTTGCACAAAAATCTTCattctctccttccaataggtgtAGTTCTTCCCATTGAAAAGAGGAGGTCTGTTACTTGACTGTCCTTCTGTCAGATTGTAGGACACCAGATTTGAGCCACTGTTTTCTGCCATTTGGATCTTTTCTctaagctgcaaagcttgatctctttgagaccaagatctgataccaattgatggtttattagtggctaagagaaggggggttgaatcttagcccatTTTTTACTTAATAACAGTTGCTATCCTTTGAAAAACTTGAGgagatattttttgtttttgtctcaTGCCTAGTCATgagaatttttctttttgtctcgtaacCAGCCAAgagatatttttcaattttttctccTATGCAGCAGAAACaaaaatggagtagaagagagagaaaatcacACCAAGATGTATTCTGGTTCAGCTactaagtgcaatgcagcctacatccagtctccatcacaacaatgatggaatttcactataatcatgattacatacaccaattctccctaggaactaccaTTCCTATTCgggacaagtccagaatctAACCCCAATCCTAAACTTGACTTGGTCACCTaccaagctttcaactgctaagtgctaacccaacttgtaagggaattcccacagaatcatgaaacacaacacagatgtacaaatgACCTCTAAGGTCATCTATGGcttgttcttttaattttgtatactCTGTCTTTTTCTGCTCTAtgactttttcatacaaacctcactgtttgtctttttccatgagactcaagacagacaaaactaaacagaaaaattacaaaataaaaacattgaaggagaagaacttctATTAGCTTGGGTAGCTATAGGAACAttgtgcttttttttctttttcttgcctcAAACCCTGGCTATTTTCCCTTATTTATAGAAAGGGAAGCCTCCAAGGTTGAAGCTCTTGAACCgagccaacttcttcttcttcatgcaaaaCCGGTTCGGctagagagagaggagaagaaacCGAATGCTataaccaacatgcaattacctctatgTCTTCCCTTTACACCAAGCTTCGTCAATCCGGGCCTTCCATCTTGACTTGCTCTCCAAGAAGGATTCCTAGCCCTTGATGAGTTCTTGATGATGACAGCTTCTTCTGCTCTAACTTCTGCCTCTTTCCCCACGTAGCTACAGTAGCTAcctcctgtggtggttgattaAAAGCTGAGACAAGCCATCTCTCCAAAgatcttcttcctctgaccGAAGTGGATCTCCACCATTTTTGGTTATGGAGAGCTTGAGATTACTTCACCACATCTTACCTTTTGTGATAAAGATCTTAGCCACTCCATACCTCTGATTTACTTTTTCTTGACGCCATCATCACCATGGCCTTGCTACTAGCTTCATCTACCTTCTTCTGATAGCTTGTGGTGTCTTCCATTTTCTCTGTGAAGTGACCGAAGCttgaagagagaagagagaaattgAAATGCTTTTAGTGGAGCTAAGAAAGAGAATGAAAAtgaattaattgtttcaaaacCCATGCTTAGTAGCGTGTAATACACTTAAAGCAATCAAATCACTTTTTCactttctctttcttatttCCAATGTCTGCATTAAGTGCatttaatcaaaatttgaaatccatcaAAAGATGAATATGATATCCGTGGAAGCATGCATGGTTtcctctttcttatttttccaaATTGGACCAAGCTAGTGGATCTCTTCTTCAAAGAGTTGATTTGGGCtcataataattaaatttgaccCAACAAGTATAATAACAATTCAGCCACAGCATCTAACATTTTTGATAACCAAGGCTGATCTTCTTTAATATCTTGGGTTTGCTATTCGGCCCGGCAGCAAACTCTGCATAACAACAAATTATTAATTAGTAAATATAACATgaagatcaaattaataattttgtaattaattgtaTTAATAATGTTTGGTCATCACTAATTTAATTTgaagttttccaaactcatcaaaaCTCTAAACATTCATACCTCTCCCTCAAACTCTCTCAACCACCGAGCTACAACAATTTTGGTTTGGCACAAATGATATCCGTAATGACTATCCATGGATTATGTATTTATAATACTCTCAATGTAAACCGTGGTAGCTAGGAGAGGTTTATGTTCAGAGCTctttcttcataaaccgtggtgaccaaGCACGGTTTATGGCTAGCTGTATTCTTTCATAATCCGTGGCGAGCAGCCACAGTTTATGCTCAACCTTTTCCAATTGAAATCCGTTGAAgcctcccacggtttatgaagaaatAAGAAACTATGGCTAGCTCCCACGATTTACATAGTAATCAAAACAAGACACTCACGTAAGGACTTTCCAAATGTTGTATATAGGTAAAGGTTTCtctcattttatttatttaagcacattgtcctttattttattttatcattgtacatatgttaaaaataaatgGTATGCTCTTGGTCatttagtatttaattatttactacTTAGCATCAACAAGTTAAGTTCCAAAGTGATTTTTGAGTTGACATTATATatcaaaatagattttaaaattttaattatattaattataattttaaaattgtaaaaagtatattatattagtctttgatttattttttattaataatatattaacatAATTTGATAATGTAGGTATATCAATTTATGATTTGATTacgtataataatataataacgGATTGATTAATGACATATAATATGCTGATGTAGACAATTGTATCACGTCACAATACTATTTTGGCCACATATCACCCGTCACAAATATTGTTCGTCCACGTGTCTTCGTCATTCTTACATATACACCAAATTAGACATTGAATTTGTATTAAGAAATTCATTTTAGTCCTGAAATTAAATAGCTTATACTAAATTAATCTCTTTACtgattttttctcatttttttataaatctaaaatttttaaaatttttttgcactaattttaattttatttttcacatttatttaaatattgttacctagattttttttatcaataataggCTTAccattgtaattattttttagtaaaattacataaaaagtacataatatataagatgtaataactcaacaaatattttttaaggaGATTTTTCATTATCTTCACAATGAGAAGAACTTGTTTTTCTCCCTCTTTTAATCTTTCTGATTCATCAAACCATCAACATCACAGCTTGAATAGCTTAAGACATGAAATTTTTTCATGGTGTTTGAATGTTTGATAAATGCCTGAACTAAAATGTCTATTTCAATATTTTAGCACTCCGTTGTTGGCGCAACATCACGTGGCGCAACAGGATAGTCATCTGGCGCAGCATCAAGATGATACACCTCCGAGACCCAAGTAGAGCCTGTAGCCTCTAATGGCAGCATCCCACaactcttcttcattttctaggTTACTATACACCATCACACGGTTGGGAACGCGCAGCTCAGCAATGTAACGAAATTCTCGGAGGTGACAAACGGTAAATCTCACATCATCCACAGTACCTCTCCACACTCACTGCACCATGAAAAAAATCTCATGTCCTAAGCTATTCAAGTTGTGATGTTGATGGTTTAATGAACCAAAAGGGAttaagagaaggagaaaaataaGTTCTTCTCATTActgaagaaaatgaaaaatctCCTTCGAAAATATTTGTTGAGTTATTACATCTTATATACTATGTACTTTTTATGTACTTTGATGAACCAGAAGGGAttaagagaggaagaaaaataagttctttttattgttgaagagaatgaaaaatcccattttaaaaatatttgttgagttattataccttatatattatgtactctttatgtactctcactaaaaaataattacaatggTAAGCCTATTATTGATAAAGAAATAATCTAGGTAACACCGTCCCGCAAGCTAGAATTGTGTAAATCTAATAATCCTAACTTGAAAACATTAGTAAGAAAAGGACCCGGTGGCAGAGCTTTGGTAAGAAAATCAGCAAGTTGATCCTTATAACGAATTGACATAAGATGAATGAGACCAGACAAATACTTTTCACGAACAATGTGGTAGTCCACTTCAATGTGTTTAGTTCTTTCATGAAAGATGGGATTATTGGCAATGTGAATGACTGACTGGTTGTCCCATAATAGAGTGATAGACTTTTGAAGCGGCAAGCCAATGAAATTCATTAAGAAAGATAACCAATTAGCTTCACAAGTGGCAACAGCAAGAGAGTTATATTCAGCTTCTGGACTTGGCAACTGTGGTTTGCTTCTTACTCTTCTGGCTAATGAGAGAGTTCCCAAGCATGAAGCAATAACTGGAAACGGAGCGACGAGTATCGGCACAGGTAGCCCAGTCAGTGTCAGCAAATCCAGTGAGATGCAGATTAAAAgtagaggagaagaaaagaccAGTTGCAGGTCGGCCTTTTAAATATCGGAGTATGCAAAAAGCAGTCTATAGGTGAGAAGTGGTTGCACAATCCAAAAATTAGCTCAAACGTCCCACAACATAAGAGATATCGGGTCTAGTATTTGTGAGGTAAAGGAGTCGGCCGATGAGCTGTTTGTAAATAGTGTTGTCTGTTAAAATGGTATAGAGAGAGGCTTGCAATCTAGATAACCAAAATTTCTGAGAAGGTCCATGGTGTACTTCCGCTGATAAATGTGAATTCCAGAGTTAGAGCGTGCTACTTCCATTCCCAAGAAGTATTTGAGATCACCAAGATcctttattttgaatttgtcaTCTGAATTTTATTTGATGGAATTAATTTCACCAATGTCATTCCCAGTTAAAACCAAGTCATCAACATATACTAGAATGGCAGTGAAGCTTTCAGATTGTTTCTTAATGAAGAGTGAatgatcataaaaaaaaataacttataacCGGCATCCATAAGAGTTTGAGTGAGCTTAATGTTCCATTGTCTGCTTGCTTGCTTAAGCCCATATAGAGACTTTTGTAATTTACAAACCAAACCTGGTTGTGACACAGCCAAATCGGGTGGTATCTTCATATAAACTTTCTTATCCAAATCTCCATGAAGGAAGGCAGTGTTGACGTCCAGCTGTTTCaaatgccatttctttgccgcTGCTAATGCTAACATTACTCGTAGGGTAGTCATTTTGACAAATGGACTAAAAGTATTACCGTAATCTACTCCTTATACTTGAGTGAATCCTTTTGCAACTAGTCTCGCTTTGTGCCTCTCTATGGTGCCATTAGGATTGAATTTTACCTGAAAAACCTATTTGCAACTAGCCTCGCTTTGTGTCTGGGTTAGGTACCAGATGTGTCGGGTTCTGACAAAATAACCGACGCGTGAGCTCACGGCCACtaggatagacattcatcatatgcatatgtgtGCTTTGTTTGCTATGCATTAATTGGGAATGCCTATTTGATTATATTATGCTAATTGTTGTAATTGTTACTTGAACTACTTTTTTCCTGCCTGTGCTTGCCTTGTCTGTTTGTTTGTCTGTGCGATTTATCAGAGATGAAGGTATGGAGGAAAGGAGGAAAGACTTAGAGTTACGATTAAGTTAAGTTATACTTAGATATCCTTAGAAGACCACCCTTTTACGGGTTCTGTTTAATACTTTTAAGCTTTATAATCTGAGTGCCGtcattctaggattgcctctggtaTTCCCAaaaccttatatattatgtgtgtgacacctttaccatgctgagaacctccgattCTCACCCCCATAttgtgttgttatttttcagatacaggtcgagaggcacctcAGTAGGCGTCTGGACTTTTGAAGCGGAGTGGTTTCTGGGTTTCTTTTGTAGTATAGTCAATGCATATATGTACTTAATTTTCTCCCCGCATatcttgtttattttgtttcctCTTAAATGTTAAGGAGAGCTAGGGTTTTATCTCTGTATTTCAGGCATTTTGGGacatgtatatatgtatgtatgtatgtatgtatgtatataaattTCCTCCGGCCAGCCTTAGTTTCGCAGgttgagttaggagcttgttattttgtaccCTTAATCCTCTGCTCTTATCTCTTGTACCATATGTTAGTGAACTTTAGCTTTCTTCTCTTGCAAGTAATCTTTATTTTTGAGCGTTGCGTTTTTAATTTTGCGATTTTGATTTATCTATTCTTCAAGACTCTTAGAATATTGCATTCTTTCAATTATTAAAcgtattatattttattttagaggtcgtaataccacaccacctctatTTTACGACTTAAGCATAAAGGTCTGTGTGATAAGGTGTTACATAACACATGTCATTAATAGTCTATTTTATCAAATCATGTTAGTATATTgttaatgaaaaataaataaaaaattaacatactatagttttatcaattttaaaaatataattaacataattaaaatttcaaaaacgaTTTTGTTACGCAATGCCAATCTTAAAGACACTTGTTTAACTCTAGCATCAACTTTTACTTGTAGGGTTTTGTTTTTCTCGTGCAAAACTATATGCTATTAATTTACTtgctattttttaaaataaaataaaataaaataaaaatttgatccATATATTTTACTTACTTTAAACTCTTTTTAATCCCAACTGAGTTTAAGAAGTGAAAATTAAgatgtaattatttttatataaaattaatgataataattattaaataatttaataaatttaattaaattattatttaataattttaatttactaattttacataaaaatatttgcATGTGATTTATTTTTCGGCCTAAGATATTCGTGTCCAATTGTCCATTATATTTCTAATCATTATTGGTGTTGAGTGCTGAATGTGACCTATTTTAaaagagaattttttttatttatttatggaATAAATAGTTTCTCCATATCATTCATCTCATTTTAAGGACATGTATCAAGAAGTAAAATTTGTAGTGAGCatttagataaaaatatttttatacaaaaataatagttaaaaattattaaataatttaatacatTTAATTAAGTTATTTAACACACGACATGTAAATATCTTAATTATAGTGTAATAACCAAATTTTATAACTTGTCTAAAGAATTTTTTTGGATGAACTTGTCTAAAGATTTTGAAAGTGAGTGATATGGAGTGATGTTAATTGGGCTAAAAGGAAACATTTGGGCCTCATCATCGATTGTGCCAGGCAATAATTGTCGAATAGGATAGGCCCAATAGAACAATCCCATGTTTTTATTGGCACACTATAAAATTTAGGTCTTGacaaaaataaagtttggagTTTTGATCTGATATGAGTACTCTCTTCCACTCCCTTTACACATAAACAAAGTGACAAAAACCGATTAACTAATAACAactctttaaataaaatttcgatCTACCACAGATTAATTCTTAATCTGCCGAATTTGAGAATACCGTAAAAAactacaaaagaaaacaaaccaAATTGCCACTAAATTTAACCATAAACTTTAGTTCATATATTATTCAAACCCCCTCCCTCCCTTCCCAGTCTCTCGTTTTTATTTTGGTAACTTGAGCTGTATTTGTGGTCAAAGTTCAATTGTAATTAGGTTTAGGAGTCTTCATTGTGTAATAGATTAGTGTTTAATAATGATGCATATGTGAGGTACGTAATAGTATAACCAGGGGCGGAActagataaaatattaaaaaaggacaaaaaatatttacacaataaaataagactaaaataaaatttaaaaaaaagactaaactgaaatttaaatataatttacatgtaaaaaattaaaattagagaGGGACCGTTGCCCCCTTTCCTTATACCTGGCTCCGCCTCTGAGTATAACAAAACTAATTGCATGTCTATAAATAGgttataaaataaaacttatcATGATATTTGATGAGGTCGTTTATATGAATCATTGAATcggcttctttccattttttatttctttttttttttaattagcaAATGGCATTTGTGGGAGAATTACAAGTTGAAAAACCACCGAgtcttcgaaccttggtgatGACGGCCATAACACGGAAGTAACTGCTACGTTTTAAAAAATttaccgtcaaaaatctaacaTCATAATTAGtcaattgattttttaattaaattatttgtataaaataaatcgtttttttttaaaccaaata
Above is a genomic segment from Arachis stenosperma cultivar V10309 chromosome 1, arast.V10309.gnm1.PFL2, whole genome shotgun sequence containing:
- the LOC130984651 gene encoding uncharacterized protein LOC130984651, with the protein product MASEEESFLVLVHCSGKIKRNKKYGVKFIDREPLSVFINSSNTLSDVKNSILQKFGVFGSKWVKKLFYKIPITVVSTGVKYDTFVLGADEDIRVLFHCVRSFPEVRIHELYAKLEVGVDSSGVSAPIHSSTAAGGTSSLMPAAGPSVLRLASPSFAADLDRTEAVGSVPLENPGVWQQAFEADTGGGIIHEEQGFGEPDRVENAMRDDDSDQEPVDIIGDSDDDTGPNSHAHHGPLSSGTQQYPSHFSTLNLEVLGQQADGDEVVLSVKDYSIRRGFEYRVLESDHLKYHGKCKEFDKDCSWLIRISLRAQKGTWEVRRYNGPHTCLATSISSDHCQLDYHVICAKIFSLVRADAAVTIKVLQQATEADYGFMPSYRKVWMAKQKAVAQIYGDWEEFQQVRWQFQPLFNKFDGSFSLS